One stretch of bacterium DNA includes these proteins:
- a CDS encoding TlpA disulfide reductase family protein, translated as MTSKVATLLALCAFLMFPVMALAQHDTPFVDGDEAPDFTVQDLDLEWVSLSDWLGSIVVLDLWATWCPPCVAATGSLENDVWQVYKDQGVVVWGVDIDPVGESIAKIETFREDHNLTYPMALDVNRETRPYASGYVPTMYIIDRHGTIRYGEVGYNKAAVLAKIEELLEEQPSGPTFELRLNKMDMTPYMPGDIMTLSADVANPGLAMPVNVYIAVELYGDFYFWPNWGTLMTPVSFTLPPEMQIIGYVLVSVMFNDKFPHGSFKWYGVLANPESGEWITEPSVVPWSFGSEQPF; from the coding sequence ATGACATCGAAGGTGGCTACACTACTTGCTTTGTGTGCCTTTCTGATGTTCCCGGTCATGGCGCTTGCCCAGCATGACACTCCGTTCGTTGATGGAGATGAGGCTCCTGATTTCACAGTTCAGGACCTTGACCTGGAGTGGGTTAGCCTTTCGGATTGGTTGGGGAGCATCGTTGTGCTGGACCTATGGGCGACATGGTGCCCCCCGTGTGTTGCGGCGACAGGCAGTCTGGAGAACGACGTTTGGCAGGTCTATAAGGACCAGGGCGTTGTTGTTTGGGGCGTTGACATAGACCCAGTCGGAGAAAGCATTGCGAAGATTGAGACGTTCCGGGAAGATCATAACCTGACATATCCCATGGCGTTAGACGTGAACCGTGAAACGAGGCCCTATGCAAGCGGGTACGTCCCTACTATGTATATCATAGACCGGCATGGGACAATCCGGTACGGTGAAGTGGGATATAATAAGGCCGCGGTGCTGGCGAAGATCGAGGAGCTGCTCGAGGAACAGCCTTCGGGGCCGACGTTTGAGCTGAGGCTCAACAAGATGGATATGACACCGTATATGCCTGGCGACATTATGACGCTTTCCGCGGACGTCGCGAATCCTGGACTTGCTATGCCGGTCAATGTCTATATCGCGGTTGAGCTTTACGGCGACTTTTATTTCTGGCCGAATTGGGGGACGTTGATGACACCTGTGTCATTCACCCTTCCACCCGAGATGCAGATCATCGGCTATGTTCTTGTGTCCGTGATGTTCAATGATAAGTTCCCGCACGGCTCGTTCAAATGGTATGGCGTGCTTGCGAATCCGGAGAGCGGCGAATGGATCACAGAGCCCTCAGTGG